A window from Pseudomonas campi encodes these proteins:
- a CDS encoding DUF1302 domain-containing protein, translated as MDMPLRKSSLSLAPASAGFALAGLLPLLLAVPAQAVEFSVADDQVTGSLDTTLSYGQLYRVQGQDKSNDDTNGNDGNRNFDTGLVSEVFKITSELEANYQNYGLFVRGTAFYDTQIMDKRNDNDDYRPSQGYPNNNHFTDETRHKAGRDAQILDAYVYGNWDVGDMPLTVKVGSQVFNWGEGIFYRGGINTTNPVDAAKFRLPGAELKEVLVPVEAFNFNIGLTDNLSLESFYQWNWKESAIDPVGTYFSETDLFAAGGNTAYTVYENPLVGTVMSAYQAETASGLVGNGPFGPNAYLDPNTSTFKVANVGGDINAKNDGQYGFALRYVAEELNLTEFGLYYINYHSKEPQIAVDMGRYQGVDMAALGSAQGPFAPAVATLDAASNAIARREYVEDIRVYGFSFNTTIGEASVFGELAYRPNLPVGISATNDLLGDLLVQGFGITPVATDIYDASVPDDQACAAISGKQLCRSPVFHNYERVEAYNASLGTIYNFGAGLSFDSLFGVAELASEHVRASSLSYTAYDGSQRGFAGRPNGAYVSGYADGDQISRDAYGYTMALYGTWNDVYAGVNLSPFAVFKHNFQGNSHQTGNFVEGAMAYTVGVSASYLNSLEAELQYTEFYGGGQNNSGRDRDNVGINVKYSF; from the coding sequence ATGGATATGCCTTTGCGCAAATCTTCACTGAGCCTGGCGCCCGCCAGTGCGGGTTTTGCCCTGGCGGGACTCTTACCCTTGCTGTTGGCAGTGCCGGCGCAGGCCGTCGAATTCAGTGTTGCCGACGACCAAGTCACCGGTTCGCTGGACACCACGCTGTCCTATGGTCAGCTGTACCGGGTGCAAGGCCAGGACAAGAGCAACGACGACACCAACGGCAACGACGGTAACCGCAACTTCGATACCGGCCTGGTTTCCGAGGTGTTCAAGATCACCTCCGAGCTGGAAGCCAACTACCAGAACTACGGTCTGTTTGTGCGTGGCACGGCGTTCTATGACACGCAGATCATGGACAAGCGCAACGACAACGACGACTACCGGCCCAGCCAGGGTTACCCGAACAACAACCACTTCACCGACGAGACCCGGCACAAGGCCGGGCGCGATGCGCAGATTCTCGATGCCTATGTGTATGGCAACTGGGATGTGGGTGATATGCCACTGACCGTCAAGGTCGGCAGCCAGGTGTTCAACTGGGGCGAGGGCATCTTCTATCGCGGCGGGATCAACACCACCAACCCGGTGGATGCGGCCAAGTTCCGCCTGCCGGGGGCGGAGCTGAAAGAAGTGCTGGTGCCGGTCGAGGCCTTCAACTTCAACATCGGCCTGACCGACAACCTGTCCCTGGAATCCTTCTACCAGTGGAACTGGAAGGAGAGTGCGATCGACCCGGTCGGCACCTACTTCTCCGAGACCGATCTGTTCGCCGCGGGCGGCAACACCGCCTACACCGTGTATGAGAACCCGCTGGTCGGTACGGTGATGTCCGCTTACCAGGCAGAGACCGCTTCCGGCCTGGTGGGCAACGGACCATTCGGGCCGAATGCCTATCTGGATCCAAATACCAGTACGTTCAAAGTGGCTAATGTCGGCGGCGACATCAACGCCAAGAATGACGGCCAGTACGGTTTCGCCCTGCGCTATGTGGCCGAGGAGCTGAACCTCACCGAGTTCGGTCTGTACTACATCAATTACCACTCCAAGGAGCCGCAGATCGCGGTGGACATGGGCCGCTATCAGGGCGTCGACATGGCTGCCCTGGGTTCCGCACAGGGACCTTTCGCCCCGGCGGTCGCCACCCTCGACGCGGCCAGCAATGCCATCGCCCGCCGCGAATACGTGGAAGATATCCGCGTCTACGGCTTCAGCTTCAATACCACCATCGGCGAAGCGTCGGTGTTTGGTGAGCTGGCTTATCGACCCAACCTGCCGGTCGGCATCAGTGCCACCAACGACCTGCTGGGTGATCTGCTGGTGCAGGGGTTTGGCATCACCCCGGTTGCAACCGATATCTATGATGCCAGCGTGCCGGATGACCAGGCCTGTGCCGCCATCTCCGGCAAGCAGCTGTGCCGCAGCCCGGTCTTCCATAACTACGAGCGGGTCGAGGCCTACAACGCTTCGCTGGGCACCATCTACAACTTCGGCGCGGGGCTCAGCTTCGACTCGCTGTTCGGCGTGGCCGAGCTGGCCTCCGAGCATGTCCGTGCCAGCAGCCTGAGCTACACCGCCTATGACGGCTCCCAGCGCGGTTTCGCCGGGCGGCCCAATGGTGCCTACGTGTCCGGTTACGCCGACGGCGATCAGATCAGCCGAGATGCCTATGGCTACACCATGGCCCTGTACGGCACCTGGAACGACGTCTATGCCGGGGTCAACCTGTCACCCTTCGCCGTGTTCAAGCACAACTTCCAGGGCAACTCGCACCAGACCGGCAACTTCGTCGAAGGGGCCATGGCCTACACGGTCGGCGTGAGCGCCAGTTACCTCAACAGCCTGGAAGCGGAACTGCAGTACACCGAGTTCTACGGCGGCGGGCAGAACAACAGTGGGCGTGACCGCGACAACGTCGGGATCAACGTCAAGTATTCCTTCTAA
- a CDS encoding rhomboid family intramembrane serine protease, which translates to MSIVAALRRPLGEDLSGFVRMLRQLDVPHRVSEEAGEQVLWVPDEQLAEDVRGLFQRYPQGGEAQTQTDPGRPPAWRGVAQQLRDSPLTALVLLLALLVAGFTSLGENHAILHWLTFQAYRVAGDYAYFTPWLESLQAGQWWRLVTPMLIHFGWLHLAMNGMWYWELGRRIEARQGSSMLLGLTLLLGLLSNLAQFWFGGDGLFGGLSGVLYGLLGHCWIFQLLAPSAAYQLPRGVLVMMLIWLLVCLSGAVDLLGFGAIANAAHVGGLLAGCATGLLGGALARARR; encoded by the coding sequence ATGAGCATCGTGGCGGCGCTGCGCCGGCCGCTGGGCGAGGACTTGAGCGGTTTCGTGCGCATGCTGCGCCAGCTCGACGTACCGCACCGGGTCAGTGAGGAGGCGGGCGAGCAGGTGCTGTGGGTGCCGGACGAGCAACTGGCCGAAGATGTGCGCGGGCTGTTCCAGCGCTACCCGCAAGGTGGCGAAGCGCAGACTCAGACAGATCCCGGCCGGCCGCCAGCGTGGCGTGGGGTTGCCCAGCAGCTGCGCGACAGCCCGTTGACCGCACTGGTGCTGCTGTTGGCCCTGCTGGTCGCCGGTTTTACCAGCCTGGGTGAAAACCACGCGATCCTGCACTGGCTGACCTTCCAGGCGTATCGGGTAGCGGGCGATTACGCCTACTTCACGCCCTGGCTGGAGAGCTTGCAGGCCGGGCAGTGGTGGCGCCTGGTCACCCCGATGCTGATCCACTTCGGCTGGCTGCACCTGGCCATGAATGGCATGTGGTACTGGGAGCTGGGCCGGCGCATCGAGGCCCGTCAGGGCAGCTCGATGCTGCTGGGGCTGACGCTGCTGCTCGGCCTGCTGTCCAACCTGGCGCAGTTCTGGTTTGGCGGCGACGGTCTGTTTGGTGGTTTGTCCGGCGTGCTCTACGGCCTGCTGGGCCACTGCTGGATCTTCCAGCTGCTGGCACCAAGTGCCGCCTATCAATTGCCGCGCGGTGTGCTGGTGATGATGCTGATCTGGCTGCTGGTGTGCCTGAGCGGCGCCGTCGATCTGCTGGGTTTTGGCGCCATTGCCAACGCCGCGCATGTCGGCGGCCTGCTCGCCGGCTGTGCCACCGGCCTGCTGGGCGGTGCACTGGCGCGCGCGCGCCGGTAA
- a CDS encoding DUF1329 domain-containing protein produces the protein MLKTRSLIGAAVALALYAGGALAAVAPQDIAKLGSSLTPFGAEKAGNAAGTIPEWTGGITQAPAGYAGKGKHHVDPFPDDQPLFTITKANLEQYKDQLTAGQIALFNSYPDSFQMPIYPTRRSGSAPQWVYDNSIKNAATAKLLDGGNGFADAYGGIPFPIPQSGVEALWNHIVRYRGSYIVRRSAEVAVQRNGAYSPVVSEQEALFRYYDPKSSYADLNNILFYYLSFTKSPARLAGGAALVHETLDQVKEQRQAWAYSAGQRRVRRAPNLAYDTPIAASEGLRTADDTDMFNGAPDRYDWKLLGKKEIYIPYNNYKISSPEVKYSDVLQVGHVNPALTRNELHRVWVVEGTLKSGARHIYSKRTLYLDEDSWQAAVVDQYDGRNELWRVSIAYLKNYYDLPTTWSAMEAYHDLQGRRYHVQNLDSEEPGTVDFFQKVPEDSQFTPSALRRRGTR, from the coding sequence ATGTTGAAGACACGCTCGCTGATCGGCGCGGCGGTGGCCCTGGCCCTGTATGCAGGCGGGGCGCTGGCTGCAGTCGCGCCGCAGGATATTGCCAAGCTGGGTTCCAGCCTGACGCCCTTCGGGGCAGAGAAGGCCGGCAACGCCGCCGGCACCATTCCCGAATGGACCGGTGGCATAACCCAGGCCCCGGCTGGCTATGCGGGCAAGGGCAAGCACCATGTCGATCCGTTCCCGGATGATCAGCCGCTGTTCACCATCACCAAGGCCAATCTGGAGCAGTACAAGGATCAGCTGACGGCAGGGCAGATCGCCCTGTTCAACAGCTATCCGGACAGCTTCCAGATGCCGATCTATCCGACCCGGCGTTCCGGCTCGGCGCCGCAGTGGGTGTACGACAACAGCATCAAGAATGCCGCCACGGCCAAGCTGCTGGATGGCGGCAACGGTTTTGCCGATGCCTACGGTGGCATTCCCTTCCCGATTCCGCAGAGCGGCGTCGAGGCGCTGTGGAACCATATCGTGCGCTATCGCGGCAGCTATATCGTGCGCCGCTCGGCGGAAGTGGCGGTGCAGCGCAATGGCGCCTATTCGCCGGTGGTTTCGGAACAGGAGGCGCTGTTCCGCTACTACGACCCGAAAAGTTCCTACGCCGACCTGAACAACATCCTGTTCTACTACCTGTCCTTCACCAAGAGCCCGGCGCGCCTGGCCGGTGGTGCGGCGCTGGTCCACGAGACCCTCGATCAGGTCAAGGAACAGCGCCAGGCCTGGGCCTACAGCGCCGGTCAGCGCCGTGTGCGGCGTGCGCCGAACCTGGCCTACGACACGCCGATCGCCGCCTCCGAGGGGCTGCGTACCGCCGATGACACCGACATGTTCAACGGTGCGCCGGATCGCTATGACTGGAAGTTGCTGGGCAAGAAGGAAATCTACATTCCCTACAACAACTACAAGATCTCCAGCCCGGAGGTGAAATACAGCGACGTGCTGCAGGTCGGTCACGTCAATCCGGCGCTGACGCGCAACGAGCTGCACCGGGTCTGGGTGGTCGAGGGCACGCTGAAGTCCGGTGCGCGGCACATCTACTCGAAACGCACCCTGTACCTCGACGAGGACAGCTGGCAGGCCGCGGTGGTCGACCAGTACGACGGGCGCAATGAGCTGTGGCGGGTGTCGATCGCCTACCTGAAGAACTACTACGACCTGCCCACTACCTGGTCGGCGATGGAGGCCTACCACGACCTGCAGGGGCGCCGTTACCACGTGCAGAACCTCGACAGCGAGGAGCCGGGCACCGTCGATTTCTTCCAGAAAGTCCCCGAGGACAGTCAGTTCACGCCTTCCGCCCTGCGTCGTCGCGGTACCCGCTGA
- the pepN gene encoding aminopeptidase N: MRTEQPKMIYLEDYQAPDYLIDETHLTFELYEDHTLVHAQLVMRRNPACAADSTGGLPPLVLDGQQLELLNLALDDRELTVADYQLDDSHLTLQPTQERFVIDSSVRIHPESNTALEGLYKSSGMFCTQCEAEGFRKITYYLDRPDVMSKFTTTVSAEQHSYPVLLSNGNPIATGSEGDGRHWATWEDPFMKPAYLFALVAGDLWCVEDRFTTMSAREVTLRIYVEPENIDKVQHAMDSLKKSMTWDEQVYGREYDLDIFMIVAVNDFNMGAMENKGLNIFNSSCVLARAETATDAAHQRVEAVVAHEYFHNWSGNRVTCRDWFQLSLKEGFTVFRDSEFSADMNSRTVKRIEDVAYLRTHQFAEDAGPMAHPVRPDAYMEISNFYTLTIYEKGSEVLRMIHTLLGAETFRKGSDLYFERHDGQAVTCDDFVQAMEDASGVDLSQFKRWYTQAGTPRLEVSESYDAAANTYRLQFRQSCPATPGQAEKLPFVIPVELALLDAEGRELPLQLVGEDKPVGRSRVLQVTQAEQAFTFLNLEAKPLPSLLRGFSAPVKLSFPYSRDQLMFLMQHDSDGFNRWEAGQQLSVQVLQELIGQHQRGEALVLDQRLVSALRSVLENASLDQAMVAEMLSLPGEGYLTEISEVADVDAIHAAREFARSALATALFEPLWARYQVNRELSRSTAYVAESSHFARRSLQNIALSYLMLTGKAEVLAACLEQFEVCDNMTERLAALAVLVNSPFTSERDAALQSFAEHFKDNALVMDQWFSVQAASTLPGGLVRVQALMQHPAFTMKNPNKVRALIGAFAGQNLINFHAADGSGYRFLADQVISLNASNPQIASRQLGPLTRWRKYDASRQALMKAELERILVSGELSSDVFEVVSKSLA; the protein is encoded by the coding sequence ATGCGTACCGAACAGCCGAAAATGATCTACCTAGAGGACTATCAGGCCCCCGACTACCTGATCGACGAGACCCACCTGACTTTCGAGCTGTACGAGGATCACACCCTGGTGCATGCCCAACTGGTGATGCGCCGCAACCCGGCTTGCGCGGCTGATTCCACGGGGGGGCTGCCGCCGCTGGTGCTGGATGGTCAGCAGCTGGAACTGCTGAACCTGGCCCTGGACGACCGCGAGCTGACGGTCGCCGACTACCAGCTGGACGACAGCCACCTGACCCTGCAGCCGACCCAGGAACGCTTCGTCATCGACAGCAGCGTGCGCATCCACCCGGAAAGCAACACCGCGCTGGAAGGCCTCTACAAGTCCAGTGGCATGTTTTGCACCCAGTGTGAGGCCGAGGGCTTTCGCAAGATCACCTATTACCTCGACCGCCCGGACGTGATGAGCAAGTTCACCACGACCGTCAGTGCCGAGCAGCACAGCTACCCAGTGCTGCTCTCCAACGGCAACCCGATTGCCACCGGCAGCGAAGGCGACGGCCGCCATTGGGCGACCTGGGAAGACCCGTTCATGAAACCGGCCTACCTGTTCGCCCTGGTTGCCGGCGACCTCTGGTGCGTGGAAGACCGCTTCACCACCATGAGTGCCCGCGAAGTGACCCTGCGCATCTATGTCGAGCCGGAGAACATCGACAAGGTGCAGCACGCCATGGACAGCCTGAAGAAGTCGATGACGTGGGACGAGCAGGTGTACGGGCGCGAATACGACCTGGACATCTTCATGATCGTCGCGGTCAACGACTTCAACATGGGCGCCATGGAGAACAAGGGCCTCAACATCTTCAATTCCAGCTGCGTACTGGCCCGCGCCGAGACCGCGACCGATGCCGCCCACCAGCGCGTCGAGGCCGTGGTGGCCCACGAATACTTCCACAACTGGTCGGGCAATCGGGTGACCTGCCGCGACTGGTTCCAGCTGTCGCTCAAGGAAGGCTTCACCGTGTTCCGCGACAGCGAGTTCAGCGCCGACATGAACTCGCGCACGGTCAAACGCATCGAGGACGTGGCTTACCTGCGCACCCACCAGTTCGCCGAGGACGCTGGCCCCATGGCCCACCCGGTGCGCCCGGATGCGTACATGGAAATCTCCAACTTCTACACCCTGACCATCTACGAGAAGGGTTCCGAAGTGCTGCGCATGATCCACACCCTGCTGGGCGCGGAGACCTTCCGCAAGGGTTCGGACCTGTACTTCGAGCGTCACGACGGCCAGGCGGTGACCTGCGATGATTTCGTCCAGGCCATGGAAGACGCCAGCGGCGTCGACCTGAGCCAGTTCAAGCGCTGGTACACCCAGGCCGGCACGCCGCGCCTGGAGGTCAGCGAAAGCTACGATGCGGCGGCCAACACTTACCGCCTGCAATTCCGCCAGAGCTGCCCGGCCACGCCGGGGCAAGCCGAGAAGCTGCCGTTCGTGATTCCGGTCGAGCTGGCGCTGCTGGATGCCGAGGGCCGCGAGCTGCCGTTGCAGCTGGTCGGTGAAGACAAGCCGGTCGGCCGTTCCCGCGTGCTGCAGGTGACCCAAGCCGAGCAAGCCTTCACCTTCCTCAATCTCGAAGCGAAGCCGTTGCCATCGCTGCTGCGCGGCTTCAGCGCGCCGGTCAAACTGAGCTTCCCCTACAGCCGCGACCAGCTGATGTTCCTCATGCAGCACGACAGCGACGGTTTCAATCGCTGGGAAGCCGGCCAGCAGCTGTCCGTGCAGGTGCTGCAGGAGCTGATCGGCCAGCATCAGCGTGGCGAGGCGCTGGTGCTCGATCAGCGCCTGGTCAGTGCGCTGCGCAGCGTGCTGGAGAACGCCAGCCTGGATCAGGCCATGGTCGCCGAAATGCTCTCGCTGCCGGGTGAGGGCTACCTCACCGAAATCAGCGAAGTGGCCGATGTCGACGCCATCCACGCCGCCCGCGAGTTTGCTCGCAGCGCGCTGGCCACTGCACTGTTCGAGCCGCTGTGGGCGCGCTACCAGGTCAACCGCGAGCTGTCGCGCAGCACGGCCTATGTCGCCGAGTCGAGCCATTTCGCCCGCCGCAGCCTGCAGAACATTGCCCTGTCCTACCTGATGCTGACCGGTAAGGCCGAAGTGCTGGCGGCCTGCCTGGAGCAGTTCGAAGTCTGCGACAACATGACCGAGCGCCTTGCTGCCCTGGCCGTGCTGGTCAACTCGCCATTCACCAGTGAGCGCGACGCGGCGCTGCAGAGCTTCGCCGAGCACTTCAAGGACAACGCCCTGGTCATGGACCAGTGGTTCAGCGTGCAGGCCGCCAGTACCTTGCCGGGTGGCCTGGTGCGGGTGCAGGCGCTGATGCAGCACCCGGCCTTCACCATGAAGAACCCGAACAAGGTGCGTGCGCTGATCGGTGCCTTCGCCGGGCAGAACCTGATCAACTTCCATGCGGCCGACGGCAGCGGTTATCGCTTCCTCGCCGACCAGGTGATCAGCCTGAACGCCTCGAACCCGCAGATCGCTTCGCGTCAGCTGGGTCCGCTGACGCGCTGGCGCAAGTACGACGCCTCGCGCCAGGCGCTGATGAAGGCTGAACTGGAGCGCATCCTGGTTTCTGGCGAGCTGTCCAGTGATGTCTTCGAGGTGGTCAGCAAGAGCCTCGCCTGA
- a CDS encoding WD40/YVTN/BNR-like repeat-containing protein — MREPALRPTRSGNLHSVQVSNRLLSPLAKALSLLGVVSALALTAPMQAVAAEASAVFAIESSKAVSSLLLDIAHAGKRLVAVGDRGHILFSDDSGRNWVQARVPSRQMLTGVFFVDDKKGWAVGHDAQILATTDGGANWTLQHEDLEREAPLLDIWFQDENRGYAVGAYGALLETSDAGKTWNDVSDRLDNEDGYHLNGIAAVKDAGLFVVGEQGSMFRSADWGQTWERVTGPYEGSLFGAQGTTSSNTLLVYGLRGNLFRSVDFGNTWQALQLRSDSGVLEFGLAGSSLLKDGSVVIVGHGGSVLKSTDSGRSFSVVNRSDRASLAGVTDDAAGNLVLVGQGGALLATENGATAGQQQ, encoded by the coding sequence ATGCGTGAGCCCGCTCTGCGGCCCACCCGCTCCGGCAACCTGCACTCCGTTCAGGTTTCCAACCGTCTTCTATCTCCGCTGGCAAAGGCTTTGTCTTTGCTCGGTGTCGTCTCTGCCCTGGCGCTGACTGCACCCATGCAAGCCGTCGCAGCGGAAGCTTCGGCGGTATTCGCCATCGAATCCTCCAAGGCTGTCAGCAGCCTGCTGCTGGACATTGCCCATGCCGGCAAGCGTCTGGTGGCGGTAGGTGATCGTGGCCATATCCTGTTTTCCGACGACTCCGGACGCAACTGGGTGCAGGCCCGTGTGCCGTCGCGGCAGATGCTCACCGGCGTGTTCTTTGTCGATGACAAGAAAGGCTGGGCCGTCGGTCACGATGCGCAGATCCTCGCCACCACTGACGGTGGTGCCAACTGGACCCTGCAGCACGAAGACCTCGAACGTGAAGCCCCGTTGCTGGATATCTGGTTCCAGGATGAGAACCGTGGCTATGCCGTGGGTGCCTATGGCGCGTTGCTGGAAACCAGCGATGCCGGCAAGACCTGGAACGATGTCAGCGATCGCCTGGACAACGAAGACGGCTATCACCTGAACGGCATTGCCGCCGTCAAGGATGCCGGCCTGTTCGTGGTGGGCGAGCAGGGCAGCATGTTCCGCTCTGCCGACTGGGGGCAGACCTGGGAGCGCGTGACGGGCCCGTATGAAGGTTCGCTGTTTGGCGCGCAAGGCACGACCAGCTCGAACACCCTGCTGGTCTATGGCCTGCGTGGCAATCTGTTCCGCTCGGTCGACTTCGGTAACACCTGGCAAGCCCTGCAGCTGCGCTCCGATTCCGGCGTGCTGGAATTCGGTCTGGCTGGCAGCAGCCTGCTCAAGGATGGCTCCGTGGTCATCGTCGGGCATGGTGGCAGCGTGCTGAAGAGCACGGACTCCGGGCGCAGCTTCTCCGTGGTCAATCGTTCCGACCGTGCCTCGCTGGCCGGCGTGACGGATGATGCGGCAGGCAACTTGGTCCTCGTCGGTCAAGGTGGCGCGCTGCTCGCGACAGAGAATGGCGCCACTGCGGGCCAACAACAATAA
- a CDS encoding DUF2797 domain-containing protein: MNELGRGALSKMTIRLGETAQYAFRLDEQEVPVNPLLGKRIRLEFLGAIHCSHCGRKTKKSFAQGYCYPCFTKLAQCDSCIMSPERCHYDAGTCREPSWGEQFCMTDHVVYLANSSGIKVGITRASQLPTRWLDQGASQALPIFRVATRQQSGFVEDLLRTQVADKTNWRALLKGDAVPVDLAGVREQLMSSCAEGIAALQQRFGLQAIQPVSDVEVLEIRYPVDAYPSKVASHDLEKTPVVEGILKGIKGQYLILDTGVINLRKYTAYQVAVLTE; this comes from the coding sequence ATGAACGAGCTAGGCCGCGGCGCACTGAGCAAGATGACCATACGCTTGGGCGAGACGGCGCAATACGCGTTCCGCCTGGACGAGCAGGAAGTGCCGGTCAACCCGTTGCTGGGCAAGCGCATCCGCCTGGAGTTCCTCGGCGCGATCCACTGCAGCCACTGCGGGCGCAAGACCAAGAAGAGCTTTGCCCAGGGCTACTGCTATCCCTGTTTCACCAAGCTGGCGCAGTGCGACAGCTGCATCATGAGCCCCGAGCGCTGCCACTACGACGCCGGCACCTGCCGCGAGCCGAGCTGGGGCGAGCAGTTCTGCATGACCGACCATGTGGTCTACCTGGCCAACTCCTCGGGGATCAAGGTCGGCATCACCCGTGCCAGTCAGCTGCCCACGCGCTGGCTGGACCAGGGCGCCAGCCAGGCGCTGCCGATCTTCCGCGTGGCCACCCGCCAGCAGTCCGGTTTCGTCGAAGACCTGCTGCGCACCCAGGTGGCGGACAAGACCAACTGGCGCGCCTTGCTCAAGGGCGATGCGGTGCCGGTCGACCTCGCCGGCGTGCGCGAGCAGCTCATGAGTAGTTGTGCCGAAGGTATCGCTGCCCTGCAGCAGCGCTTCGGCCTGCAGGCGATTCAGCCGGTCAGCGATGTCGAGGTGCTGGAAATTCGCTACCCGGTCGATGCCTATCCGAGCAAAGTCGCCAGCCATGATCTGGAAAAGACCCCGGTGGTGGAGGGTATCCTCAAGGGCATCAAGGGCCAGTACCTGATTCTCGACACGGGCGTGATCAACCTGCGCAAATACACGGCCTACCAGGTCGCCGTACTCACCGAATAA
- a CDS encoding DUF1329 domain-containing protein, with protein sequence MLKGIFAAGLLVCLSNAMAAVSPQEAGKLGVSLTPLGGEKAANAAGTIPAWSGGITQPPAGYAGAGQHHVDPFADDKPLFTITQANLEQYKGNLTAGQIALFKAYPDSFQIPVYPSRRTASAPQWVYDNTRKNASEATLLKDGNGFSGAYGGIPFPIAQSGVEALWNHIARYRGTYAVRQSSDASVQRNGSYGLVTVRQEALFNYYQPGGSAADLDNLLFYYMAETKSPARLAGGALLVHETLDQVTQARQAWAYAAGQRRVRRAPNVAYDTPLGTADNLMTADDKDMFNGSPDRYDWQLLGKREIYIPYNNYLLSSPQVKYEQLIKPGHLNPQYTRYELHRVWVVEGKLKAGARHVYGKRTLYLDEDSWQAAAVDQYDSRGELWRVSLAYLKNYYELPTTWSALDVFHDLQSGRYYVQNLDNEERGTSDFSQPTPQASHFSVATLRRLGTR encoded by the coding sequence ATGTTGAAAGGAATTTTCGCGGCAGGCTTGCTGGTGTGCCTGTCGAATGCCATGGCGGCCGTATCGCCGCAGGAAGCGGGCAAGCTGGGGGTCAGTTTGACGCCGCTGGGTGGCGAGAAGGCGGCGAATGCCGCAGGAACCATCCCCGCCTGGAGTGGTGGCATTACGCAGCCGCCGGCCGGTTACGCCGGGGCCGGGCAGCACCATGTCGATCCGTTTGCGGACGATAAACCGCTGTTCACCATCACCCAGGCCAATCTGGAGCAGTACAAGGGCAACCTGACCGCGGGCCAGATCGCCCTGTTCAAGGCCTATCCGGACAGCTTCCAGATTCCGGTCTACCCGAGCCGCCGCACGGCCTCGGCACCGCAGTGGGTGTATGACAACACGCGCAAGAACGCCAGCGAAGCCACCCTGCTGAAAGACGGCAACGGCTTCTCCGGCGCGTACGGCGGCATTCCCTTCCCGATTGCCCAGAGTGGCGTCGAAGCGCTGTGGAATCATATCGCGCGTTATCGCGGCACCTATGCGGTGCGCCAGTCCTCGGATGCCAGCGTGCAGCGCAACGGCAGCTATGGCCTGGTTACCGTGCGCCAGGAAGCGCTGTTCAACTACTACCAACCAGGTGGTTCGGCGGCCGATCTGGACAATCTGCTGTTCTACTACATGGCGGAGACCAAGAGTCCGGCGCGTCTGGCCGGCGGTGCGCTGCTGGTGCACGAAACCCTTGATCAGGTCACCCAGGCGCGTCAGGCCTGGGCCTATGCCGCTGGCCAGCGGCGCGTGCGGCGGGCGCCTAACGTGGCGTATGACACCCCGCTGGGCACCGCGGACAACCTGATGACCGCAGACGACAAGGATATGTTCAACGGCTCGCCGGATCGCTACGACTGGCAGTTGCTGGGCAAGCGCGAGATCTACATTCCTTACAACAACTACCTGCTGTCCAGCCCGCAGGTGAAGTACGAGCAGCTGATCAAGCCGGGTCATCTCAATCCGCAGTACACCCGTTATGAGCTGCACCGGGTTTGGGTGGTCGAGGGCAAACTGAAGGCGGGCGCCCGCCATGTGTATGGCAAACGCACCCTGTACCTCGACGAGGACAGCTGGCAGGCCGCCGCCGTCGACCAGTACGACAGCCGCGGCGAGCTGTGGCGCGTCTCGCTGGCCTATCTGAAGAACTACTACGAGCTGCCGACCACCTGGTCGGCGCTGGATGTGTTCCATGATCTGCAATCCGGGCGCTATTACGTGCAGAACCTGGATAACGAAGAGCGCGGCACCAGTGACTTCAGTCAGCCCACGCCGCAAGCCAGTCACTTCTCGGTAGCAACGCTGCGGCGTCTCGGTACACGTTAA
- a CDS encoding YeaC family protein — protein MSSFAEMIENITPDIYQSLKLAVEIGKWPDGRKLTQEQKELSLQAMIAWEVQNLPEEQRTGYMGPQECQSHAAPIPNILFKSNDTLH, from the coding sequence ATGTCCTCGTTTGCCGAAATGATTGAAAACATCACCCCCGATATCTACCAGAGCCTGAAACTGGCGGTGGAAATCGGCAAATGGCCGGACGGCCGCAAGCTGACCCAGGAACAGAAGGAGCTGTCGCTGCAGGCGATGATCGCCTGGGAAGTGCAGAACCTGCCCGAAGAGCAGCGTACCGGCTACATGGGCCCGCAGGAATGCCAGTCCCACGCCGCGCCGATCCCCAATATCCTGTTCAAATCCAACGACACCCTGCACTGA